From Osmerus eperlanus chromosome 16, fOsmEpe2.1, whole genome shotgun sequence:
accttatctcctccatccctaccccccctccccttccatcaCATCCTCCACCCTCTTACTTTTCCTCCCACAAATCAAGTCCTGAAAACACAAGAGCAGACTATGAATACAGTGTTATCGTATGATTTGTACGAACCTTGGTAAGATCACAGACCTGTCCACAACACTCACACCTGGGCTGACCAAAGCCTGAGTGCGTCTGCCAGCCAAGCATCTTTCCAAATCaggaggagtcagatggctgagcggtgagggaatcgggctagtaatctgaaggttgccagttcgattcccggtcatgcaaactgacgttgtgtccttggcaaggcacttcaccctacttgcctcgtggggaatgtcctgtacttactgtaagtcgctctggataagagcgtctgctaaatgactaaatgtaaatcaattTAAAAGGCCTGACAGAAAGATATTCTATTTCTATCAAGGTCTAATCCTCACTGTGAAGACAATAGCCAAGTGCAGTCAGAAAGTGTTTATGCCACGTCATAACAACCTCTTAGCTTCCCAATGTCATAACACACCATTAACCCCAAAACCCTGTCTGTATCTTCCAATGACTCTTTGAGAGACCAAACATAATTAATGCTACCAATGGCTTCAAAGCTGTCCACAGATCAGCACCCGAAACCAACCGTAACCCTCAGAGAGGACAACGGGGGAAAACCAACTGAAAATCTgaacccaccctctcctccagactcctctgGTAGAAAGCTAGAGAATTGTCCCATTTCAGAGGATTGTGTCTGAAAACCTGTTAACTTATCCTTGACCAGATAATAGAGGAGAAGGTATCTGTGGAACCGTACAAGTCACATGTTAGGGGAGTCCATGAGAGAGGCTTGTTCTGCCCACGAGCTAGGCTCACACTGGGGGAGTGACAACACTGGAAGCTGCAATCCTGTCACTTCATAATGGGCTGACTGGAATGGAGAATGCGCCAATGTCAGCACACAAACCCCCCTagctacctctctcctcctacataGGCCTGGTGATAGGTGATAGGTATCGCTATCACCAGGAGATTTTGTCTTCCCCTCTTCTTTTGAGTTTATATTGATCTAGAAAATTAACAATGAGGCCGGTCGTTCTTTCGATGGACGCTGGCTGGCAGAACGGCTGATTCTAGTGCGAGTACCGTCAGACGAGAAGCGCCCATCTCCGCGGAGACCTCTTGGCTACCGTCAATGCCATAACTTTTGGTTGTCATATACTCCCTCGTTTAAAAGAATGTCATTTGGCGGAAAAGCGGGACCCGGGAAAAAAAATCTGCAGTTAAATGAACAAACTTAATTCATTGTATAATAGTTTACGTTAAGGTGTAGGCTACAAACAGATTTGTTGCCATAGCAACTACACCAGGGGGCGCGGTCGCTCATAGACATGTATGTCTATGCGGTCGCTAACTTTCCTACCGCAAATTAAGTCAGTTTGCAACAGACACAGGGAAACCAAACCAGAGAGTTTAAGACCGTCTAAGGCCAAGACTAGTCTAAAATTAAGTTATAGCAACTGTCCCCTGAACTTTCCAGCAAGTCCAACAGTATTAGACACTATTACAGACTGGAACAAGCAGAGGTCCAGAATGACCTCTCAAATGTAGCTACATCCCAAATATAGTCCCCTTGGTGTCCCTAGCAGCTTGATATAGAAGACTGCCCTATATACTCCAACACGTTGAGTTTGAGTAAATGGGCCAGTCATCCCTACTGTACCAGGGAccggttgcacaaaacaccttaagATGTTCACTAGCATATAAGGTTTTCTCCTTGCTTGGCTTATACCGACCTCCCCTACTATATGCCCCAGGCCTCCACAAATCAATCTGTAATGTGTGTTTTGAACCACAAACAAACGGGCATTTGTTACCTACATTAGATTTCCTTGGTTTGATGACATGGAAATACCTAGTCTAACGACAAAAATGTACATGGTGTAATTTATAAGGAGTGGCATGtttactttttttattttgtaataaTCTTCAAGTAGACTAAAGGTCTCTCTGATTCCTGATTATGTTGATTTGATCGTACCATACGGATGTTTTTGTTATTGTAGCTGCATACTTCATTATGTGTGTACAATTGTCAACTTCTTAAAGGGAGAAACCTAAATTACCTTGTCCAGCTACGCGCTCCTAACTGAACTTCCTAGAACACTCCGTTTTCTTCTGGCAAGGGACTTGAAAATGGTGATGCGATAAGAGTAGAAATTAAACGTTAGCTGGCTTTCTTACCAACAAGGAGGGACATTGCATAAAATGTACAGTAAAGTACATATCCTAACGTTACATTAACTCTTTTAAATCACAAATTTACCATACCGGGTAAGTTTATATTTGTTACTACTACTTAAATCACTACGGAGTGTCGACAATACAGTGCATGCACAAGAACGTCTCGTGGTCAGTACAGGTCTGTCAGAACAGGTTCACTTCCATTCCATCAAACTGAAGAATGCTCGCTAGCTAAAAGCTAACCTAGCTAGCCACCTAGCTGGCGCTGAGCGAATAGCTGGCTAATTTGAAAATGTTTCAGTGTTCTTAGATACCACTGTCAGACAAACCTTATCTTCTGTCGGCGATAATCCTTCTGTGATAGTGAAGCTCTTGACTTGACCACAGGATATAATTCCATAAACTTTTCAGACAGCTTTTCCTTCGTCACGGTCTTCTTCGGACCGTGTACCGTCTCAGCACTTCTCCTGGGAAGGTAGTCGCGCTACGACAAGTACAGGCACTTTTGCCTCGTTCCCATTTCTCTTTCCTGGTGATTCTTCTTTGCCTGCTGAGTTGCCAAGTTCACCACCTCCGCAAACCTCTCTCAGGTGAGCCGTGATGGGGTTTTAACTCCACCTTGTGGCCAAGGGAAGGTGTGACAGAGAGTTTGCAGTGATACCTACAGTAAGCCTGGGAACTAGCCCCATACAATCGTGTTTTTGCCATGACCAACGCACTCTCAAGGTGTTGTGTTATATAGTCTAAAATAGACCACAGCAAAGCCGTAATCATAACATGTATtggggacacatccccccccccccatattcaaatctggacatcaaaatgtcccccccaatatagtgatataaaaatataaatgtgctacgctacgacaggcaaccacgcacgctgtggaaattatcataaaaaatgtatttagtcCCCctcaatgttgactccatggctatggCCTTGGCCCATAGAGAGGTCTATGGTATGGCATGTTTTActgttcaaccccccccccccaaccccacccccacccccatgcaTCAATGGTCTTTCCCAATCTAATATGTGATGTGTTTCTCTGAGCGAAAGCATTTTTGTAACCGCAACTAAATTTTGGCTGCTTGCAGTCAGCTGTCATAAAGGAAGATGAGTTTTCGCTCCAGAGACTAAATGTTGAATGGTTGTCAACTGATTAAAATCCAGAGTGAATGGCGGTCTATTGGAAATCACTTTCCACTTTCGACAGCTCATTACAAACAGCCAAATTAGAACCTGATTATCCTGAAACCAAAGTTTCAGAATTGGGTGAATTTTTTTTGTCTGTCCAATTTGCAATTGGAAACCATCATTGGATAACTAATTACTTTGACACCGATACCAGAATCGTTTTCTCATAATTATTTAatcacacatacatttacatcatGCAGTCAATCCAAAAAGGTGATATCATTTACTTCCCCGTTTCCCTCTTTTGAGCCCCGCAGTTGTGCCCCAGTTCTCCAGGAATGATCCAGTACCGTTCTGTCCATTGATGAAATCCTTACTGTCAATTAGGAATTGAGCAACTATTACACAGTAATAAAAAGTGGCTACgcggttttttttctttctttctttagaaTCAATGCAAACTAATTTAATTTGGTGTCATACCATGAACAGGTGAATGTGGtttacctcctcccctcatcccattTCATATCACTTAAAGTGGGACCACGGGCAGGTTAAGACGGGGTATGAAGACCATACTGCGAGTGTACTGCTCTGAAGTTACATTGAGAAAGACGGGATGGACACAGCGCTGTCCTGACGCAGTTTCGGGCAACGCCTCCAATTCTAGCCTCTACATAATAACGCTAAACCGATCATGTAAACATAGTAACACCATTCCGCTATCAGGCTTTTTGGAAATAGTTTACAATTTCTCTCCCTCAAGACAAGGGGCTTGGAGTGTATTCGAAACACAGGTCCGATGTTTCAGAAGAATTCTCAAATGTTAttaattaaatagcctacatattcAAGACGAAACAATAAAAGTTAAATTCTGAAAGGGCTTGTCGTAGCAGACTATAAAAACGGAACAAAACACACCTCATCCTGGTCATACCTAACAATCGTGGCTATACAATATTTGTATGCCTATATTGCACTCACAAGATGGTTTCATGCTTTGTATCACTGCAGTTTTTGCAAAGGCTTCAGATTTGACAGGACAACAATAGGTGAGAGGGGGCATCTGTTCCCTAGATTGTTGGCCAGCATACTAAATCCTACCAAACTCTATAACAAACTTTTAGTTTAGTATTTCAAGGTCATACTTAAAGGAAGCTTTTCCAATTGATAACTTAATTGCCTTGCCCATAGCCCTGCTTCACCTGATTGGCTGATCAGTGGCAAGGGCCGGGGCCAATCCAATGCTGCCTTTCATTCAAATGCACTTCCAGTAGAAAAGGTTAACAGGTAGGTAGCAACTGTTGACTAAATCTACTTTCAACATAAAGGTTGTATTCAGGAATTGTGGGGGGGGATCTAAAGTGAGGCACcctagatttaaaaaaacaaacagttaTATACTGAGAAGCTATTTTACACTTAAAATGGTTCCAGCCATAAGCCAAAACCAAATTCTACTTCTCTCAAGAGAACGTTTGTGTGTGAAAACGGCAAAGCTAGGACAGGACAAGCGCGTGCACCATCTCAGTCTACCCCTTGTCTAGGAGCAGATTATCAGCAACACTGCATTTGAAACCACAGGAGTAAAACGGTTCATTAATCGACTTGGAATAGGTTGAGATAAAGGTAGGGTTTCATCCGGATCATTCTCTCACCACTTCACACACCCCCACTGCTTAGCCTCTTTCTTGTGACCACCAATTTTCATTtgcttttttaatatatatatatatatatatatatatatatatgtatatatattttaacgaTAGAAACATTGGCCTCCACAGGTACTCAAGTTAAATACATTTACTGCTGCACGTCTTGGCATTTTCAAACCCAAACACCTCTTAAGGAAGTATGTGGCGCTGTAGTGAAGTTTTCCATCTGTACAACAGGACAGGACAAGTAGTGCTCAATGCCAACTAGTCAATTCAAaccgtattttttttttttttttttttttaagaagcaTGTAAAATCTACCCAGAGAAAGTGTGATACAACCAAAataaagaacaaaaaaagaatgataAAATGTACAGGTTAGCCTCGACAGAACATGTGGTAGGATTTTCTCCTGCTGtattaaagatttttttttgttgtctaaTTTTCTTATTCAGACATCAGTATAGTACATTCAGCTTGGTACAGCAGACTACTTAGGACAAACTGTGCAACGAAACAAAGCTACACATCAGGTCAAATATACGTGGATCCTTTGGCCAagactgtgctctgctctgtgcTGGATGACAAGGTCTTGTGTTTCACTGAATATTAAATcccatttcttctttttttttttgtatagttgcagacagagagaaaaagatgggggggaggggggagagatggacagagagagaggaggaggaaacacgGAGGGGAGATCTGTACAGGTCatgaatatttatatatttatattcaaaactcctccccccagaccaAGGCCTGGGCTGGCAGGGGGCTGTGGGTCACTGTGTGATGGAATGAcgggttgtcatggtgatagAAGCCACTCCTCCAATGATGATGCGAGTCATCCTCCCGTCTTCAGCTGCtgaggcgagggggaggggggggggcgagggagggtaAGGTTAgattttgtaaagctctcttgtggaagttgctttggataaaagcgtctgctaaatgcattaaTGTAGATaggtgagacagagacacattAGCGGACATGATCACATCCACAAATACCATTATAAAAACAGACATTTGGTCGagtgggggagaagaggaagagagggagggatggagagagggaggggggtggatggagagagagggggagggatggagagagggaggggggtggatggagagagagagaggggggtggatggagagagagagggagggatggagagagggaggggggggcagagagggatggacggagggggaaggagaaagagaggatgagagagaggaataggagGAAGTTAAATCAAGACCAGGGTTAGAGTGACCTACTTCTTGTCCTGCTTGGCTCCTCCGCCCCTGATGGCCACAGCCTGGCTGTTCTGGTAGAGGCCCCCTCCGCTGCGGATCACGTTGGGGTGCGTGGGGGACGCCACGGGGGGCTGCCCTGGGCGGATGGGTTtggctgcagggagggaggttagggagtCAGCTCAGGTGTGGGGCACaggtactcatgtttaaaaagactctgggAAAAGTTGAAgggctgactacactttttcactcaagttaaagttgTTACAAAAAACAAAGTTTAGGAAGGTCAaatatatttttgggggggcttcaaaaggttgaaaaaatattttcgaaaacaagtttagaaaaaatattttttcgcAAGGTTTACAAAACATTCAACAGATTAAAATTTAAGTAACGAGCCTGGTTTGAAAATGAATgaatagaaagtacagatatttgtgtaaaaaatgtaaagAGTGAAAGTAAAGTGCGAgtaaaggagtgtgtgtgtgtgcgcgtctcacCGATCTGAGCAGAATGCCCCCTCCTGGCCATGTTCTTGGCCCTCACGGCCTCCTTGATGCGGTCCACCTCCTGCTGGTAGCGCTTGCGGTCGCGGGCGGCGTTCTCCTTGGCCTCCTTCAGGGCCGTCTCCAGGGCCTTGACACGCTCCGCCGTGGCCCGCAGACGCTTCTCCAGCTTGGGGAGCTCACAGCGCAGGTCAGCATTGTCACGGACCAGctgggagtgaggagggagcggtggatggatagagagagggaggaaagacagagggatggatggatggagagggagggatggatggacggagggaggaggtggatggatggagagagggaggaggtggatggatggagagggaggaaagacagatggatggagagggagggagggatggacggagggaggaggtggatggatggagagagggaggaggtggatggatggagagggaggaaagacagagggatggagagggagggagggatggacggagggaggaggtggatggatggagagagggaggaggtggatggatggagagggaggaaagacagaggatggatggagagggagggagggatggacggagggaggaggtggatggatggagagggaggaaagacagacggggtggatggatggagagggagggatgNNNNNNNNNNNNNNNNNNNNNNNNNNNNNNNNNNNNNNNNNNNNNNNNNNNNNNNNNNNNNNNNNNNNNNNNNNNNNNNNNNNNNNNNNNNNNNNNNNNNNNNNNNNNNNNNNNNNNNNNNNNNNNNNNNNNNNNNNNNNNNNNNNNNNNNNNNNNNNNNNNNNNNNNNNNNNNNNNNNNNNNNNNNNNNNNNNNNNNNNGATGTAATTGTTCATTTCAATACGCACACGATGGGGTTTCAAAAAAGTCAAATAAATATAAACAATTACCAAACCAGCTACCCAACCAGACAGCAATCAACAAGCCAGCTACCAAACCAGACAAGCTGCTAACAACGAGACACAGCCTCGTACCGATTTCTGGTTGAGCTCGTCGCTGAGCATCTCGAACTCCTTGGTCttgtcctccacctcctggcTCTTCTGGTCGTAGTTGACGGCCAGCTCCTCCAGGGCCTGCagcacctccttcacctcctccttggACGCCTCGTTCTCCGCCTGCAGGCGGTtcagctccccctgcaggttGTCGTGGTCGCGGCGAGACGACGACAGCAGCTaccagcaggagggggggggggagagaagtgagagagagagagagagagagagagagagagagagagagagagagagagagagagagagagagagagagagagagagagagagagagagagagagagagagagagagagagagagagagagagagagagagagagagagagagagagagagagagagagagagagagagagagagagagagagagagaggaagggtgggcgaaagagaggaaggagaggggagagagaaaggaggggggagagagagtaaaagagggaTAGATATTAACATTTTGACATTCGGTGTGTTTTGTATTAAAAACAGTGCACATGCAGAAACACAAGAAAAGGCTGTGCATCAGAGTGTACATGGATATACGTAGTAACCAACTCATACTGTGATGAATTTGCAACGCTGCAATTCTAGGCTGAAGCCACCAGAGGTCCTACTGGGCCAACAGAATGTTCCGTGGTTCCAAACAGCCCAAGGCTCCATAAGCTGCATGAGGCTTCCTCATTGGAGGATATTTATTCTGATACATTCTATTATcctggggcctggggaggggcCAAACCACTGAGCTTATCATCTTCAGAGAACTCAAACACTGGCCCCAAGCCTGGGTCTGGCCCCCTAGCTTGGGCCTGCCCCCCTAGCCTGGGCCTTCCCCCCTAGCCTGGGCCTTCCCCCCTAGCCTGGGCCTTCCCCCCTAGCCTGGGCCTTCCCCCCTAGCCTGGGCCTTCCCCCCTAGCCTGGGCCTTCCCCCCTAGCCTGGGCCTTCCCCCCCAGCCTGGGACTGCCCCCCAGCCTGGGCCTGGCCTCCTAGCCTGGGCCTGGCCTCCTAGCCTGGGCCTGGCCTCCTAGCCTGGGCCTGGCCTCCTAGCCTGGGCCTGGCCTCCTAGCCTGGGCCTTCCCCCCTAGCCTGGGCCTTCCCCCCTAGCCTGGGCCTTCCCCCCTAGCCTGGGCCTTCCCCCCTAGCCTGGGCCTTCCCCCCTAGCCTGGGCCTTCCCCCCTAGCCTGGGCCTTCCCCCCTAGCCTGGGCCTTCCCCCCTAGCCTGGATCAGCCCCCCTAGCCTGGataagccctcctcctcctcctcacctcatccTGGTCCAGCATCTGTTGTTTCAGTTTCTCCACCAGCTGACTCTGCTGGTTGATCTCATCGTCCTGCACAGAGAAACAACACAACGTGATCGGTCGTTATTCAGCTGGgataactgacacacacacacacacaccctaggaaGGAGagatctaaacacacacacagatgtgcacacacacacaccaaaaaggagagatccaaacacacacacacaccttgtcgtCCAGCTGGTTGTACAGCTTAGCAAGCTCCGCCTCACACTTGCCCTTCTCTGCGTCCGTCAGACGGACCCCCGGGACGTTGGGCGTGGAGGCGGGCTTGTCGTTTGGGACGTTGTCCAGGGCCAGCACCTCTGCGTTGGCCTTCTCCTTGTCGAACTGCTCGTCCACCGGCACGCTCTCTCCTGCAGGGGGCACAACGACAGGGTCAGGGGGTTGAGGAGCAGGACAGGacacggagggggaggagaaggagagagacagtgacgtGATAGCgacggagaggaaaagagagggggatgcgAGGGATGAAAAGGAGACAAGACAAAAGAGAGTGAtgcaggacagacaggaggacacgagagaaagagagaagacaagAGGATGGTCCGACAGACAGACTTGCAAGTGGTTGGACACACAGactgagagacaaacagacagacaggcggtcagacagacagacacacagaaacaggcagacaggtggtcaggcagacaggtggtcaggcagacagacacacagaaacaggcagacaggtggtcAGGCAGACAagtggtcagacagacagacacacagaaacagaccgacagacaggcggtcagacagacagacagggtggtcTCACCGTTCCTCCAGCGGTTGAGCTCGTTCTCCAGCCAGGTGACGGTGCTGCGCAGGGTCttgttcttctccttctccctctcgtaCTTCTTCTTCCACTGCTCGGCCGTCAGCtccacgttcacacacaccgtGTTCTTGATGGTCTTCGCTctgaggggaacacacacacacacacaccgtgttctTGATGGTCTTCGCTctgaggggaacacacacacacaccgtgttctTGATGGTCTTAGCTCTGGGAAACCACAGCAACAGCTGTTCATCCGGAATAGAGTATATTAAGTACTCGTTCGACAGGCGCTTTTTTTCTGAAAGCGACGTAAAGGGGGAAGATTTGAACCTAGGTCTTCTTGATCAGAAGTCAAAATGCCGTAGCCCTCCACCATACCCATCCACATGTCACACGACGAGACACGGACAGCGTGCATAGTGTGTGACCCGGCCTGCATGCGCTGCTTTGGGTGTGCTTGATTCGACTCACCTCTGTCCGAACATGAGGGTGGACTTGCTCTCCGACTCAttgtaggaggagggggagcagcagatgatgatggtggttcgACAGTTCCCCCCCAGGGAGTCCTGCAGGATACGGGTCATCTTGCTGTCTCTGTAGGGGATGTACGCCTAGAACAGACAGGGAACAGCAGGGAATTAGCCAAATACACATCCACAAAATGTGTAGGATGAGTCATTATAATTCATAGGTTCGACGTGTAGAAATATGAATAACTTTTAGCTTCTCTGCTATTGCTAAACATAAGCCAACACCCTCTCTTCTACAGCTAAGTATGTAAGGTTAGCATCTTTGCGATGGCTAAAAGGTGTTAGTGATGTTAGCATGTCTGCTAGAGCCAGGCACGTAAGGTTAGCATTGCTGGACTCACCGAGCTCTCGGCCAGGGCAGAAATGACGTTGCCCAGGGAGGACAGAGACTTGTTGATGTTCTTGGCCTCATCCAGCACTGCTCCCTCTGCTCCCGTCTTACTgacctgagaaagagagagagacagggaggagagagagagacagggaggagagagagacagggagttagcctagctagctcaCAGGTAAGAGGGACATCAGAGGGAATCATCACATTTGTATTAAAGCTTATTTGAGGACAAAAGACTTAGGAATTAGAATGTGTGAGCGACAGAAGGCGCTTGAGAAGAGAAAAGATATTCATTCAGGAACTAAGtg
This genomic window contains:
- the LOC134036588 gene encoding kinesin-1 heavy chain-like, with product MAEVPAECTIKVMCRFRPLNSSEVTRGDKYIPKFQGEDNVVIAGKPYMFDRVFQSNTTQEQVYNACAQKIVKDVLEGYNGTIFAYGQTSSGKTHTMEGNLHDTDGMGIIPRIVQDIFNYIYSMDENLEFHIKVSYFEIYLDKIRDLLDVSKTNLSVHEDKNRVPYVKGCTERFVCSPEEVMDTIDEGKSNRHVAVTNMNEHSSRSHSIFLINVKQENTQTEQKLSGKLYLVDLAGSEKVSKTGAEGAVLDEAKNINKSLSSLGNVISALAESSAYIPYRDSKMTRILQDSLGGNCRTTIIICCSPSSYNESESKSTLMFGQRAKTIKNTVCVNVELTAEQWKKKYEREKEKNKTLRSTVTWLENELNRWRNGESVPVDEQFDKEKANAEVLALDNVPNDKPASTPNVPGVRLTDAEKGKCEAELAKLYNQLDDKDDEINQQSQLVEKLKQQMLDQDELLSSSRRDHDNLQGELNRLQAENEASKEEVKEVLQALEELAVNYDQKSQEVEDKTKEFEMLSDELNQKSVRGCVSLLAACLVCHSQLVRDNADLRCELPKLEKRLRATAERVKALETALKEAKENAARDRKRYQQEVDRIKEAVRAKNMARRGHSAQIAKPIRPGQPPVASPTHPNVIRSGGGLYQNSQAVAIRGGGAKQDKNS